The window CGAAGTTGAGGCGGCCCTGCGTGAGGGTGAGGCGCGAGGCGTCGATGCTGACCCACCGGCATCCACGGCCAtccccgacggcggagccGATTCGGTTCAAGATTCCGACAGTGACTCGGACGGAGGCTCAAACGGCGATTCAACGGCGGAGGATGATGAGCCGGGCAAGGAGGAAGAGTTCGACATCGACTGCGAAGCCCGCGAGATACTTCACTACGCGGCGGCGGATCTCCGAGACGTGGCGAGCACGAGACAGGCGCTCCGGCGACGGATCGCGACGGAACGTcagcaggaggagcaggccgacCAATGCGACAGATACGCAAGCTACCAGGCAGAGACGAAAATGTGGAAAGTGTTGCAGAGGAATCCTCCGGCGGAGCGGGCCACGGTGTACCATGCTCGTCCGCTGAAGCGGTCTATTTTGCATGTGGAGAGCATATACCCCGTGAGGAACGAATGGACTAGTCAGGTAGACTATTGCGGCGAGTGGGAGACGATGGATGAGAATGGCAGGGCGTAGGCATACTGGATCTTGCAAGAGACAATACTGGAcgtgacggagacggagatgAATGTCTCGAAAACGAAATCCCCTTCACTGTTTTGGTGCACAGTTGTTTCATGCATCCATGTTCTATGTTCTATGATCTATGATATGATACATTTTATCGATGCATCTCATCGCTGGATATGTCGGGTATCTCGGAACGGCAGTCGGCAATTCGGGAGGGAAATCAGAACAGACAGGTGCCTATCGCCCTCTGCCAGCTCGTCTGCCcctgcctcgtcctcgtccacgacCTCGTGCGCCTCCCCGTGGACCTCTGGAAGACGGCGCACCCCGTTCGACGGTgttcgcctcctcgtcgcttgATGAACTCTTCTCATCCGTATCCTCcccatcctcctcttcctcctcttcgtcgtcttcttcttcttcttcctcttcttcttcctgctcctcctcctcttcttcctcctcttcggtCGTCTCTGCCTTCTCCTTGGCCTTTTCCACCTTGGACTGCTGGCTCGCAGCACGAGTCCGACCCCTCGAGActctcgaggccctcgtcgacctcggccgtggcgacgcTGCGGGCTGCCCGTCACGAgcagcctcggccgaggcggccctcgttctcgtcgccgtAGCAGCCGCCGtaggcgtcgccgtcgctgtGGACGCGGCCATGGAGGTGCGCGTGCGCTTCCGGCTGGcggtcggcggcgcaggAGACAGATCTAGTTGGGGCGGGGATGAGGGCGCATCGCTGGGTTCGGCAACAGCACGCTGTATCATGAACTGTCGGAAGCGGGAAGCGGGGAGGGAAaagtccttgtacttgtcgctgatgacgtcgtcgtcgtcgaaaaACTCGCgttcgtcgatggcgtcgaggttGTAGTAGGTACGCAGTTTGCGCCAGATGTGGGGGATGCGCGTGTGCGGGTAGACGTCGGGATCGAAGCCGTGATTCCGGAGGTGCTCGGATATAGAAATCATGCGAAAATGCTTGTGCATACCTAATGGTAGGGGGGTCAGTTAGGTGAAgttggcgaggacggccgaAGCTTGTCATGGACGTTGTACCGGCGGGCTTCCAGCGGATGACGCCCTTGAAGAGCGATGCGACTTGGTCGTCGCTCCAGAGGTCGTTCAGGTTCGCCACAGTTCGCTTTGGCGCCGTGGCGGGATATGGGGCGAGTGTGGCGGTCGATCGAGGGGTGTCGATGTCAATGGCATCGGCATtgcgagtcgacgacggcgtggaGACCGCCTGTCCTCGCGGtcgcttcctcggcggcatgacgatggcgacgaggaagggagaggagaaggTCTGCCTGTCCTGGGTATGGATGGACGCGGTGGGAACAGTGTGGTGTGCCCTTTCTTGGCAGTTGTTGTCCTACCCGGACTGATAGACGATGCGAGGGGCGGACGGGGTTGGTGGTGGTTGATGTTGGACGTTGCGGTGTGGTGTTGAGAATATGAAGCATGCGCTCCTTTGGCAGAAAGTCGACGTGACAGAACATGGTGGAGCATTTGGTCCGGCCGACGTCCGATGGTCCTGCGTACTCTGTGCAGCGCAGTACTACGGAATACTACAGTGCTTAGTAGGTAGTGCTGCTACTAACAGGCTAATAGCTtagcacctacggagtactccgtacaaggaaTTAGTAGCATTAAAGCATGATTTCGCCAGGTGCAACAGGCGTTGGCAGGGCGGGTAAATTAGGCGCTATAGCTACCTCAGTAGGTAAATACATaaggtactctgtaccccgtactccaCACTGTAGTGCGGAgggcatgtacttacctagtacctaagtaatcgtgcagagtactgtactcgtccatactgtaattactccgcaGGTGTTATACTGTATTAAtcacttactccgtaggtgttAGTACAATGCTTCCAGCAATCGCGTCCCTGAAGCCGCTCCGTCGACACTCTTCAATCGCCTCTCTTACTCCACACGCCATTCTACTCACTTTCATTCACTGCCGCTGGTGCTTGCAAGGATGCAGCCATGGGGGGTGACAGTTATCCTCCGAAGCTAGACCTCTTTTCCATCCCCAACTTTCGACAGACGTCGACTTGGCTGCAGCAGCTGACGCAGGATGCGTCCGAGACGCCCTTCTTCACCAAGCATGCTGAGGAGCGCGCCGGCGCGCAGGAAATAGCCGACTCATCATCACCCTCGGCTCATGAGGGTGTCTTGGCCCCTTCATTGTTCTCCTTCGctcccgtcgccctcgaaTCGGGTGGCTTCTTCAAGCTGCCTCCGCTGACGATCGAAGAGCCCGTACAGCGGAACGCGCCATCGAGTCCAGTCCCCGAAAGCGAGAATCATGGCCAAGCTgaggccggtgccggtgccgatgccggtgccgatgccgatgaggGGGCTCACGCCGATGCATGGATGGAGCTGGATAGTCCCGCGCATCCAGTCGTCGGCTGCAGAACGTGGGATGCCTTCAACCGGGGCCTCGCTTCAACCCATCAGCCGCCGATGCTGATCAGCGAGGCTGGCCCGGCAGCCTACGACGCTTTGCTCACCTGGAACACGGATCCTCTTGATCTCGAGAACTTGGACGTTGCCATTGTCGACACGCAAGCCTACTTTTCCTCCTTGCTGGCCCTCGCCCTGGGCCGCGATTCCCTCCTCTTTCGCAAGGACCACAAGCTCGGGGTTTTCAAGCCGGCCATGCCGGCCATGCGCATTTCCGGCTACTCTCGCCAGATTCTCCAGGGCCTGGAGAACCAAGCTCACTGGTGCGGCTCAACCCTTCTGCAGCTTCGGGCATTTGTTCGATCAGCCTACACCGCATTCTCCTCGCGCtgcggcgtcgccctcgcgaGCAGCATCGGCCAGATCATCCAGGCTGTGGAGGAGCATGTCGCGACCGACAGGCGCAGCGCCGGCCCCAGCTCGCTATTGCGACTCCGCTCTACCATTCAAGAGGTGTCGGCAGTGCTGAAGCATTTCGGACGGCTCGTCAAACGGCTTCGTCCCGAGAGCTGCGACGAGGATGTCTTGTCTCTCGTCTTCAACGCCGCATCATCGGCGGACGATGGCGAAGCCTACATCCGACACATCTTCCGCGAGCTTCTGCGTCGTGTCTCTGTCCCCTGGATCGAGATGGTGGAGGAATGGATCGGCACCCGGCGAGAGACGGGCATTCCGCTGACGAAATCCAACCTTGGACAGGCCAGAGGCTTCATCAAGGTCAAAACAGACGTCTACGTCGATGACTTTGGGCGCGAGATAAGACACGTCGACTTCCAGCTGGCTCATGACAAAGTCCCCAGTTTCATGCCGGTCGACATCGTCGAGTCAATCTTTGAGACGGGTCGGAACCTGCGCTTCATCAGGTCATTTCATCCCGACAACTCGCTCGCCCGTCAAGCCGTCATCGAGTCTTGTCGGCCACCCAAAGTTGAATGGCTGTACGATTGGCACGCGATACTCGACCTGGAGACGCGAGTGTCTCGATATCACGACAACCTGCGCCGTGCCATGCAAGGGTGCCCCCGCGATCCGCCTGAGCCGACCCcttccgtcgacggcagtcCGACAGAGCCCGGCTCGACACCCATGCTCGACATTTTCACCCTCGACCAGAGCGCCATGGAGGAGCGGATGCAAGCGTCGATTGATCGGTTGGACCAACCGGTCGTCGACCTGAACGCGGACGATTCCTTGGCACGGATTGTGCAAGGTCGGCTTGCGGCTGGCCATGGCTATCGCTCCCTTCCAGCTCGATCCGACCCGATGCCGCACTGGTCCCTGCTGCCCGTTCTTTCattcggctccgtcgtctctTCGCAGGctcgcatcgtcggcaaggaGAGCGTGCGTCTTCTCTTCGCGGCCCATGACCTCCGTCGGCACCTGAAGCTGCTGCGAGACTTCAACCTCTTGGGCAGCGGACTGTTCTGCAGCCGTCTATCGCATGCGCTCTTCGACCCAGATCTCGAGTCGGCGGAGAGGCAACCGGGCGTCGCCCGGCAAGGAGGAGTCATGGGCCTcaggctcggcggccgcgacaCGTGGCCTCCTGCGAGCTCGGAGCTGCGCCTGGCACTGATGGGTGTCCTCGCCGAAAGCTTCGGCGCGCAGAATGGCCGAGAGCCGGACAAGGTCTCCCTTTCCGGCCAGTCCTGCCGCTTGCCGGGGGACTTGAGTTTTGCCGTCCGCGACTTGTCGCCCGAGGAGATGGACAGGTGCAAGGACCCACGCTCACTCGCGGCCCTCGACTTTCTGCGTCTGTCCTACAGCACGCCGTCGGAGCTGCTGGACATGATCAGCCCGGCGCACCTGGCACACTACGACGTCATCTTCAAGCTTCTGCTGCGCCTGCTGCGGATGCTCTACCTCGTCAACCAGCTGCATCGCGACGCGGGCACCAGAGCCGGCGCGTCGACCAGCCCGAGCAGCGCATCCTGCCGCTTTGCGCGAGAGGCCCACCACTTTGTCTCCAGCGTCGCCTCCTACTTTTGGGATACGGGCATCGCCGTGCCCTGGCGGGCCTTTGAGAGGAGGTTGGACGTCCTGCAGGCTGGGCTGGACAGtcctgacgatggcgagacggcgacggcgttgccGAGCCCCAGCCAGCTGCGGGAGCTACATGGCCAAGTCCTCGACCGCATCATGTATGCCCTGTTCCTGACTACGCGTCAGGAGCCCGTTCTCCGCCTGCTCGAGGGCCTATTGGACACCATCCTGGACTATGCCAACCTCTCACGAACGCCAGTCTCGGGGAgagccgcggccgacggggaAGTTGAacaggaggcggcgagacTGTACGCCAACTTCAACACAAAGATGGGTGGCTTCATCACTGTGTGTCGAGGTCTTTCGGAAAAGGGGCGGACGCGAGGGACCGCAGCATTGGGAGGCCTCGGCATTGGCGAGGACAGTTTGGTGGCACAGCTGCTACTGAAGCTTGACATGGGCGACTATTACAACGTGAATAGATGAATACACGAATACATGAATCCCTGGATAAGCATGGGGTATTGACGAGCAGGCCATGCAGTTTCGCCAGGTTTTATTCCCATGCAATACTCGATGTCGAGACCAATGGGGACGTATTTTTGTTCTACTTTCATCCGACTGTTGTTTTCTAATAGGTTTTCGATCACCTTTTCAATGATTAGTTATTATTACCAGGACTGTTGTTGAGGCAAAATAGCGACCAGCTTACACCTGCAATTAGCACGGAGtagagtaataatacatagtgcgctactccgtacgtatcGGTCGGTGCCCCGCCATGATTCAATTCCCGTGGCCCCTCCATCGCGTCTTCCGTCCGTCCCCACGCGACTTGGTGCTTCCATGTCACCGACACGCACAGGACAGCGATACTACCATTTCGAGTACAAACACCCGTGCATCTCCCTGCTCCAATCCTGATAGCGGCCTTGACGGGCAAATATGCCACCCATGCCCCGACCGAGCGTCGCCGCGCGCAACCTGTCCTTGACGGAAGAGCTGGAGAAGCTTGAGCAGTCCATCACGCTCACGCTGCAAGGTTCGTTGGCGATGTGCCAGCCTTGTCTCTCTCCTCCCCTCTTCCGCTGACGAGGCTGCAGAAATCGACCACAACTTCAGCAAAGCCCACCGGATcgtgacgacgagcatctTACCAATAGTCGAGCAGTACGGCGAGCATTCGAGGGCCGTATGGGATTCATCCAAGGTGCCATCGACTCCTTGCTCCCTCGCGCCCCATGGGCGGGCGGCACCAGAGTCCAGAGCTGACAGTGCGTAGTTCTGGAAGCAATTCTTCGAGGCCTCGGCCAACGTCTCCCTGTCGGGCTACGAGGAGCTCGCAAACGACGATGAGAGTGCCCTGGCCGAGGACAGCACGGCCATGGAGGCAGAGACGACGGCAGACTGCTACACGCCACGgcccgatgatggcgatgaagatgacgacgacgcgacgcggacaacggcggccgagtcgacaCTTCGCGGAGATGAGTCGCTACTGGACGACGGTGAACTTACGGGGAGCACCCCTCGTCCGCCGGCGACCAGGACAATCCGGGCGCAGCTGTCGCCCCTCGAGTCGCCGTACGAGAAGATGAAGCGCGAGATGAAGCGCGAGGAGAATGACGGAACCACGGtgctcgaggatgaggactCGACTGTCTTGTTTGCACAGCGAACCGCACGCCTCCCAGACATGTCGATGACGCCGCGTGGAGCCCCGGatgaggcgacggcggagcagTCGATCCGGCGACACAAGGACCCGCTGCTGCAccgcgtcctcgacaagAACTACCGGCTTCAGACGACACCTCACAAGATGCAGTACCGCATCTCGCCGCTGAAACGGACgatggagaaggagaaggtCGCGGAGAAAGCTCGGCCGTGGCAGGATTCTCCGGCATCGTCTCCGGAGATGGCGATCCCGACTCTGCGCAGCGAGGCCTTCATGTCGCCCTTCAAAGCCAACTCGCGACGGCTTAACCCGACTGCGAGGACGCCTGGGGTGAGCGTgcagacgccggcgacggcgaggaagaccCGCGACGTCTTTTCGACCAAGATGGACTGGGAGAGCGACGAGGGGGACGACGACCAACTCTACGGCGGCATGAGCCCGCCCAAGACGATCCAGTTCGCTCTGCCGCCCTCGAAGCTGCTCCAGACACCAGGTGAGTACTGCGAGGGGCGCCAGGTCGCACATTGGCCTCTACGCGAGTGCTAATGCATAGATGGTGACAGCGAGGGAAGCGAGCCGGcgaatcgtcgacgacataCTGGTGGATGCCGGTGCGGATCCGGCATCGTCCGAATACAGTCCCACCATGGTCAAGATGAACGAGGATATTCTCAATGACAGTTTCTAGACGAAAACTATACGAAGATACTTTGACTCGTACGAGTGCCAAGATTTTCTATCATTATCGCCTAGGGCGTATTCATTATCCATGCCATGACGGCGTTTCCCCTACCGGGTTCAATCTAACAAAAATGCAGCTATTCTATATGATAAAACTCGCCGCCAGAATGCTCGTGGTGCCATCTCGCGGCAGCCGTTTCCCGGTCAGGACCAATTTCCGGCCGCTTGGGTCAGGCGATGACGTGACCGTCTATGGTGCTGCTCGCGTCGTCCATTCATTCATTGCAGGGccttggccacgtcgtcgatggtCTCCAGGCCGCCCATTTCACCTTCTATTCTCCTCTCCAGATGCtggagaggggagaggatAGGGCCTCCGCATGCGGAATGTCATTATGCCGTTGGGTTGCCCACCCCGTCTGCCTGGGTGGAGCTGAGAGAAAGACGAGAGCTGGTTGCTTTCGTCTGCCCGGTTGCCTAGTTGACGAAGCGCATGGGGGGCGTGGGGATGGTCTTGACCAGGGGTTCCTTCTTGTTCAAGCTGCGAGTGGAGGGCGTGGTGCTGCTCTTGCGGTCATTGGCGAATTTTGATGCGATGGAGCTGGTCTCGCTGCTGGTCTCGCTGCTGGGCTTGGAGCAGGCTGGGGAGTTCTTTGCGCTGTTGGGGCGGCTGGAGCCGATGATGTCGGTTAGGATCGACCTGGCGCTTTCGCGGTCGGCGAATGGACCGTAGGCACTGGTGAGCTTGGTAGAAGAAAAGAAAGGCATTTTGATGGGAGTtttggtggtggtggtggtaatggtggcggtggtgatggtggcggtgatgatggtggcggtgatgatggtggcggtgatgatgatgatggccgtTTGATTCACCGGTTACAGATGAGTGATGAAGCGTTGTCGATGGTCCGAATCCTCAGCCTGACGAGAAGAGACGACGCCCTCTTATACTCGTTGGAAGGCCGCATCGTGACGTCAAAGGCATCCTACCCAACGTCCCTACGTCCGATTTTTCTTTTGGGGTTGGAGTTGCAAAGCCACCGACGGAAACCGACTCGATGGTTGGCTGCATACGACGGATGCCTGGCTGGCGGCTCATATCCGGTGACTCACGAACCATGACGCACACAAGCCGGCATCCACGATGACAGGGGCCAGGGACGAATGAGCTGCTTGGACATGCGGCTCAAGACGGCTGCTTAGGGTCCACACGGCTGACGAAGTGGACGCGCGGACAAGCTTTTCCAGTTCTGCTGCGTTACCAAGCGCTTCCATGCAAGAAAAAGTTTTCAGGAAATAAAACAGTAAACGTCAGGGCCTTTTCTTGCTCGTTTCATTCACTGGGTTGTCACCGGAAAGGAGCGGCCGAAGACGAAAATAGAAGCAGAATGAATGGAAGCAGGGGCAGCGTATACGATGGGCCAGTGAAAAGTCTTTCCCTACGATTCTCTGCCGTCTTGAGGTTGATGTCGAGGGATCTCGAGGGTCGCCGTGAGCCAATTATGTGATGATCGAGTCCATATACATTCTCAAAACCATCGTGTTGCTATCAAAGctttgcatgtactcgctcTTGCCCTTGTGCTTGCACACGTACGAGCTGACGTGCCAAGCGACTATGGGTACGGGAAGGCACCTACATGAGCATACGCATATGCATACAAGTTCGCGTACGAAGGTGTATAATTCAACTGGGATATAGACAATTCCGTTCCCATTCAACGTACCAGAGTCGACGCAGGGGGCGGTGTCCAGCCGGGTCATGATGGAGGCCTAGCCAGATAGGCAGCCAAGTTACGGGAAGGCGCCTACATGAGCATAGGTATAGGCATGCAAGTCCAGTACGAATTCGTGCAGGTGTATGAAATAACGGAATATAGACAATTC of the Drechmeria coniospora strain ARSEF 6962 chromosome 01, whole genome shotgun sequence genome contains:
- a CDS encoding Spc97/Spc98 family protein, yielding MGGDSYPPKLDLFSIPNFRQTSTWLQQLTQDASETPFFTKHAEERAGAQEIADSSSPSAHEGVLAPSLFSFAPVALESGGFFKLPPLTIEEPVQRNAPSSPVPESENHGQAEAGAGADAGADADEGAHADAWMELDSPAHPVVGCRTWDAFNRGLASTHQPPMLISEAGPAAYDALLTWNTDPLDLENLDVAIVDTQAYFSSLLALALGRDSLLFRKDHKLGVFKPAMPAMRISGYSRQILQGLENQAHWCGSTLLQLRAFVRSAYTAFSSRCGVALASSIGQIIQAVEEHVATDRRSAGPSSLLRLRSTIQEVSAVLKHFGRLVKRLRPESCDEDVLSLVFNAASSADDGEAYIRHIFRELLRRVSVPWIEMVEEWIGTRRETGIPLTKSNLGQARGFIKVKTDVYVDDFGREIRHVDFQLAHDKVPSFMPVDIVESIFETGRNLRFIRSFHPDNSLARQAVIESCRPPKVEWLYDWHAILDLETRVSRYHDNLRRAMQGCPRDPPEPTPSVDGSPTEPGSTPMLDIFTLDQSAMEERMQASIDRLDQPVVDLNADDSLARIVQGRLAAGHGYRSLPARSDPMPHWSLLPVLSFGSVVSSQARIVGKESVRLLFAAHDLRRHLKLLRDFNLLGSGLFCSRLSHALFDPDLESAERQPGVARQGGVMGLRLGGRDTWPPASSELRLALMGVLAESFGAQNGREPDKVSLSGQSCRLPGDLSFAVRDLSPEEMDRCKDPRSLAALDFLRLSYSTPSELLDMISPAHLAHYDVIFKLLLRLLRMLYLVNQLHRDAGTRAGASTSPSSASCRFAREAHHFVSSVASYFWDTGIAVPWRAFERRLDVLQAGLDSPDDGETATALPSPSQLRELHGQVLDRIMYALFLTTRQEPFWKQFFEASANVSLSGYEELANDDESALAEDSTAMEAETTADCYTPRPDDGDEDDDDATRTTAAESTLRGDESLLDDGELTGSTPRPPATRTIRAQLSPLESPYEKMKREMKREENDGTTVLEDEDSTVLFAQRTARLPDMSMTPRGAPDEATAEQSIRRHKDPLLHRVLDKNYRLQTTPHKMQYRISPLKRTMEKEKVAEKARPWQDSPASSPEMAIPTLRSEAFMSPFKANSRRLNPTARTPGVSVQTPATARKTRDVFSTKMDWESDEGDDDQLYGGMSPPKTIQFALPPSKLLQTPAREASRRIVDDILVDAGADPASSEYSPTMVKMNEDILNDSF